The sequence below is a genomic window from Flavobacterium keumense.
TTCGCTTGTCCAATCCGCATTCACCAACTGCCAAACAACTGGACTCCTTTAATTTACTTTCAATGATAGCCAAATCAGCTTCAATACGATCTTCCACAATAAACCAAGGATGTATTCCAATAGAATAATTAGGAATGGTATCGGTAAATTCTTGAGGATATTGATTGACTAATTCCAGAACATCGTCCTGATTTGTATAAATATGAGTATGCAGATTAAAATAATGCATTAGTCATGAAATTTTTTAACGCCGGCGCGAATGGCGATTTTCAAATCGTTTTCCAAAGGTACTTTGGGACATGAATACTTGTAACTGTATGCACAATACGGATTGTAAGCCGTATTAAAATCAATCACTATTGTATCTCCTTTTGGGATTTTCATATCAATGTACCTTCCTCCTATGTAACTTTCATTGCCACAAGTCAAATCAGAAAAAGGCAAGAACAAATAGTCTTTGTACTGCTCTTTTTTAGACAATTCAATATTTTTGTACAAATTAAGCTGAAAATCCTGACCGTCAATGTTAAAATGTG
It includes:
- a CDS encoding DUF1684 domain-containing protein, whose product is MKKLLVLVLLVQFGFGYAQEQFSLAAVEKFQTELNAEYADAKTSPLLPEDFKKFHTLEYYPANEKFFVVAKFIRTENEQPFEMKTSTDRRPVYVKYGEAHFNIDGQDFQLNLYKNIELSKKEQYKDYLFLPFSDLTCGNESYIGGRYIDMKIPKGDTIVIDFNTAYNPYCAYSYKYSCPKVPLENDLKIAIRAGVKKFHD